From Ramlibacter tataouinensis, the proteins below share one genomic window:
- a CDS encoding enoyl-CoA hydratase yields the protein MNDTPTSDAVQYERDSRGVITLTMNRPASFNSLSEEMLGALQAALDRVAADEGARVVVLAANGKAFCPGHNLKEMVERPSLDYYRKLFDQCSRMMLSILKLPVPVIARVHGIATAAGCQLVAQCDLAVASGNASFAVSGVNYGLFCSTPSVPLLRNVSPKHAMEMLLTGDFITAQQAAERGLINRAVEPEQLDAEVARLVASILDKPREAVALGKDLFYRQREMGIEAAYQLAGHTMALNMIDTCAQEGFKAFTEKRKPAWKT from the coding sequence ATGAACGACACGCCCACTTCCGACGCCGTCCAGTACGAGCGGGACAGCCGCGGCGTCATCACGCTCACCATGAACCGCCCGGCGAGCTTCAACTCGCTGAGCGAAGAGATGCTCGGCGCGCTGCAGGCCGCGCTGGACCGCGTCGCCGCCGATGAAGGCGCCCGCGTGGTCGTCCTGGCCGCCAACGGCAAGGCCTTCTGCCCCGGACACAACCTCAAGGAGATGGTGGAGCGGCCCTCGCTGGACTACTACCGGAAGCTGTTCGACCAGTGCAGCCGCATGATGCTGTCCATCCTGAAGCTGCCGGTGCCGGTGATCGCGCGCGTGCATGGCATTGCCACGGCGGCGGGGTGCCAGCTGGTGGCGCAGTGCGACCTGGCGGTGGCCTCCGGCAACGCGAGTTTCGCGGTCAGCGGCGTCAACTACGGGCTGTTCTGCTCCACGCCCAGCGTCCCGCTGCTGCGCAACGTCTCGCCCAAGCACGCGATGGAAATGCTGCTGACCGGCGACTTCATCACGGCGCAGCAGGCGGCGGAGCGCGGCCTCATCAACCGCGCGGTGGAGCCCGAGCAGCTGGACGCGGAAGTCGCCAGGCTGGTGGCCAGCATCCTGGACAAGCCGCGCGAGGCGGTCGCCCTGGGCAAGGATCTGTTCTACCGCCAGCGCGAAATGGGCATCGAAGCGGCCTACCAGCTCGCCGGCCACACAATGGCGCTGAACATGATCGACACCTGCGCGCAGGAAGGCTTCAAGGCGTTCACCGAAAAGCGCAAGCCCGCCTGGAAGACCTGA
- a CDS encoding histone deacetylase family protein produces MNKTGYFTHPDCRRHEMGAGHPECPERLDAIDDRLLASGLMDALDRREAPLASTGDIELAHDKLHVAAMRGLGEELAEEISAGGQSYARIDPDTAMNVHSWNAVLRASGAVLGAVDAVMAGELENAFCAVRPPGHHACHDRAMGFCIFNNIAIGAKYALARHGLQRVAIVDFDVHHGNGTEDIASGDERILMVSFFQHPFYPYSGTHPTATNMVNLPVPAYTRGMAIRELIDDAWMPRLEAFKPEMIFISAGFDAHREDDLGQLGLVEQDYAWITMRIKDIAARHAKGRIISSLEGGYNLSALGRSVETHVRVLAGV; encoded by the coding sequence ATGAATAAAACCGGGTATTTCACACATCCCGACTGCCGGCGCCATGAAATGGGCGCCGGCCACCCCGAATGTCCCGAGCGGCTGGACGCGATCGATGACCGGTTGCTGGCCAGCGGACTGATGGATGCGCTGGACCGGCGCGAGGCGCCCCTGGCCTCGACCGGCGACATCGAACTGGCGCACGACAAGCTGCATGTCGCCGCCATGCGCGGGCTGGGCGAGGAACTGGCGGAGGAGATCTCGGCCGGGGGCCAGTCGTATGCCCGGATCGATCCCGATACCGCGATGAACGTCCACAGCTGGAACGCGGTGCTGCGGGCCTCCGGCGCGGTGCTGGGGGCGGTGGACGCGGTGATGGCGGGCGAACTGGAAAACGCCTTCTGCGCCGTGCGCCCGCCCGGGCACCATGCCTGCCACGACCGCGCCATGGGGTTTTGCATCTTCAACAACATCGCCATCGGCGCCAAGTACGCGCTGGCCCGGCACGGCCTGCAGCGGGTGGCGATCGTCGACTTCGACGTGCACCACGGCAACGGCACCGAAGACATCGCGTCCGGGGACGAGCGCATCCTGATGGTGAGCTTTTTCCAGCATCCCTTCTATCCGTACTCCGGCACCCATCCGACGGCGACCAACATGGTGAACCTGCCGGTGCCGGCTTACACGCGCGGCATGGCCATCCGCGAGCTGATCGACGACGCCTGGATGCCCCGGCTGGAAGCGTTCAAGCCCGAGATGATCTTCATCAGCGCCGGCTTCGACGCCCATCGCGAAGACGACCTGGGCCAGCTGGGCCTGGTCGAGCAGGACTACGCCTGGATCACGATGCGGATCAAGGACATCGCGGCCCGGCATGCGAAGGGCCGCATCATCTCGTCGCTGGAAGGCGGCTACAACCTCAGCGCCCTGGGACGCAGCGTCGAAACCCATGTTCGCGTGCTGGCGGGTGTTTGA
- a CDS encoding DUF58 domain-containing protein, whose translation MSSPVASATNAPDAPAAVPAAGQEHYFVLNPVAHARRQFRAWWQARLPLSDSITLTQRNVYILPTRPGFMMGATLLVLVIASINYQLNLGYLLTFLLAGCCVVGMHVCHATLRGLTMNLMAPDPQFAGTSACLRIALSNNRKSARYGIGLAVLDLDQDDRWAYTDVPALGSSTVQVAFKPGRRGLHRVPMLTAETRFPLGIFRVWTVWRPAAQVLVYPAPEAVPPPLPAGEPRAGGGATARVQATGEFEGVRAYRRGDPLKLVVWKKAAKSEELVSRDAQQAQRYELWLDFAQAGLQDTERRLSRLAAWVLQADRLGMDYGLRLPGQQIAPASGEAHKRRCLEALATC comes from the coding sequence ATGAGTTCACCCGTGGCTTCCGCGACCAACGCCCCCGACGCCCCCGCGGCCGTTCCCGCCGCCGGACAGGAGCATTACTTCGTGCTCAACCCGGTCGCACACGCGCGCCGCCAGTTCCGCGCGTGGTGGCAGGCGCGGCTGCCCTTGTCGGACAGCATCACACTGACGCAGCGCAACGTCTATATCCTGCCCACCCGCCCCGGCTTCATGATGGGCGCGACCCTGCTGGTGCTGGTGATCGCATCGATCAACTACCAGCTCAATCTCGGCTACCTGCTCACCTTCCTGCTCGCCGGCTGCTGCGTGGTCGGGATGCATGTCTGCCACGCCACCCTGCGCGGGCTCACCATGAACCTGATGGCGCCGGACCCGCAGTTCGCCGGCACCAGCGCCTGCCTGCGCATTGCCCTCTCCAACAACCGCAAGTCGGCGCGCTACGGCATCGGGCTGGCGGTGCTCGACCTCGACCAGGACGACCGCTGGGCCTACACGGACGTCCCCGCGCTGGGCAGCAGTACGGTGCAGGTGGCTTTCAAGCCGGGGCGGCGCGGCCTGCACCGGGTGCCCATGCTCACGGCCGAGACGCGCTTCCCGCTCGGCATCTTCCGGGTGTGGACGGTGTGGCGGCCGGCTGCGCAGGTGTTGGTCTATCCGGCGCCCGAAGCCGTCCCGCCGCCCTTGCCGGCCGGTGAGCCGCGCGCCGGTGGCGGCGCCACCGCGCGGGTGCAGGCCACCGGCGAATTCGAAGGCGTTCGCGCCTACCGGCGCGGTGACCCGCTCAAGCTGGTGGTTTGGAAGAAGGCGGCCAAGAGCGAAGAGCTGGTCAGCCGCGACGCCCAGCAGGCGCAACGCTACGAGCTGTGGCTGGACTTCGCGCAGGCGGGCCTCCAGGACACGGAGCGGCGCCTGTCGCGCTTGGCCGCCTGGGTGCTGCAGGCCGACCGGCTGGGCATGGACTACGGGCTGCGCCTGCCCGGCCAGCAGATCGCGCCCGCCAGCGGCGAGGCGCATAAGCGGCGCTGCCTGGAGGCACTCGCCACATGCTGA
- a CDS encoding electron transfer flavoprotein subunit alpha/FixB family protein, with amino-acid sequence MTALVIAEHDNASIKGATLNTVTAAAKCGGEVHVLVAGHNAGAAAAAAAKIAGVAKVIHADGEHLAHGLAENVAAQVLALASAYSHILFPATAAGKNVAPRVAAKLDVGQISDITRVDAADTFERPIYAGNAIAVVQSLDEKKVITVRTTGFDAAAAEGGSAAVETVGATPDSGKSAFVGNEIAKNDRPELTAAKIIVSGGRALGSAEKFKEVITPLADKLGAAIGASRAAVDAGYAPNDLQVGQTGKIVAPQLYVACGISGAIQHLAGMKDSKVIVAINKDPEAPIFSVADYGLEADLFTAIPELVKAL; translated from the coding sequence ATGACTGCACTTGTTATTGCCGAACACGACAACGCCTCCATCAAGGGCGCCACGCTCAACACCGTCACGGCGGCCGCCAAGTGCGGCGGTGAGGTGCATGTGCTGGTGGCCGGCCACAACGCCGGCGCTGCCGCGGCCGCTGCCGCCAAGATCGCCGGCGTGGCCAAGGTGATCCACGCCGACGGCGAGCACCTGGCGCACGGCCTGGCCGAGAACGTCGCGGCGCAGGTGCTGGCGCTGGCCAGCGCCTACAGCCACATCCTGTTCCCGGCCACCGCCGCCGGCAAGAACGTCGCCCCGCGCGTGGCCGCCAAGCTCGATGTCGGCCAGATCTCCGACATCACCCGCGTCGACGCCGCCGACACCTTCGAGCGCCCGATCTACGCCGGCAACGCCATCGCCGTGGTGCAGAGCCTGGACGAGAAGAAAGTGATCACCGTGCGCACCACCGGCTTCGACGCCGCTGCCGCCGAGGGCGGCTCGGCCGCGGTCGAGACCGTGGGCGCCACCCCCGACAGCGGCAAGAGCGCCTTCGTGGGCAACGAGATCGCCAAGAACGACCGCCCCGAACTGACGGCCGCCAAGATCATCGTCTCGGGCGGGCGCGCGCTGGGCTCGGCCGAGAAGTTCAAGGAAGTGATCACGCCGCTGGCCGACAAGCTGGGCGCCGCCATTGGCGCCAGCCGCGCGGCGGTGGACGCGGGCTACGCCCCGAACGACCTGCAGGTCGGGCAGACCGGCAAGATCGTGGCGCCGCAGCTGTACGTGGCCTGCGGCATCTCCGGCGCGATCCAGCACCTGGCCGGCATGAAGGACTCCAAGGTGATCGTGGCGATCAACAAGGATCCGGAAGCGCCGATCTTCTCGGTGGCCGACTACGGCCTGGAAGCGGACCTGTTCACCGCGATCCCCGAGCTGGTGAAGGCGCTTTAA
- a CDS encoding AAA family ATPase, whose product MEAQQKLKALLDQLNTVVVGKPSQVRDCVACLLAGGHLLIEDVPGVGKTTLAHALARSFGLHFSRVQFTADLMPSDLSGVSVYERGKEAFVFHPGPVFAQVLLADEINRASPKTQSALLEAMEEKQVTVEGATRVLPSPFFVIATQNPHDQLGTFALPESQLDRFLMRISLGYPDRAAERELLAGDDRRGMVEAMRGTLTPQDLQALQQQVLQVHAAGALLNYLQDLIAATRSGRWFLQGLSPRAGIAVIRAAKAQAMISGRDYVAPDDVQAILPQTIAHRLIPVGDAGRGPTEQVRAMMEAVPLP is encoded by the coding sequence ATGGAAGCACAACAAAAACTGAAGGCACTGCTGGACCAGCTTAACACGGTGGTTGTCGGAAAGCCGTCCCAGGTGCGCGACTGCGTGGCATGCCTGCTGGCGGGCGGGCACCTGCTGATCGAAGACGTGCCGGGGGTGGGCAAGACGACGCTGGCGCATGCGCTCGCGCGCTCCTTCGGCCTGCACTTCTCGCGCGTCCAGTTCACCGCCGACCTCATGCCCAGCGACCTGTCGGGCGTGTCGGTGTACGAGCGCGGCAAGGAGGCCTTCGTCTTCCATCCCGGCCCGGTGTTTGCGCAGGTGCTGCTGGCCGACGAGATCAACCGGGCCAGCCCCAAGACGCAGAGCGCGTTGCTGGAGGCCATGGAAGAGAAGCAGGTGACGGTCGAAGGCGCAACCCGGGTGCTGCCCTCGCCGTTCTTCGTGATCGCCACGCAGAACCCACACGACCAGCTGGGCACCTTCGCCCTGCCCGAGTCCCAGCTCGATCGCTTCCTGATGCGCATCTCGCTGGGCTACCCCGACCGCGCGGCCGAGCGCGAGCTGCTGGCCGGCGACGACCGCCGCGGCATGGTGGAGGCCATGCGCGGCACGCTCACCCCCCAGGACCTGCAGGCGCTGCAGCAGCAGGTGCTGCAGGTGCATGCCGCCGGTGCGCTGCTGAATTACCTGCAGGACCTGATCGCCGCCACGCGCTCGGGCCGCTGGTTCCTGCAGGGCCTGTCGCCGCGCGCCGGCATCGCGGTGATCCGCGCCGCCAAGGCGCAGGCCATGATCAGCGGCCGCGACTACGTGGCGCCCGACGATGTGCAGGCCATCCTGCCGCAGACCATTGCCCACCGCCTGATCCCGGTCGGCGACGCCGGCCGTGGGCCGACCGAGCAGGTGCGCGCCATGATGGAAGCAGTGCCGCTGCCCTGA
- a CDS encoding NAD(P)H-dependent flavin oxidoreductase has product MSKIPPVLQNLQIPVIGSPLFIISNPKLVIEQCKAGIVGAMPALNARPASQLDEWLHEITETLAAHNRAHPDKPAAPFAINQIVHKSNDRLEHDMEMVVKYRVPVIITSLGARTDVNEAIHSYGGVVMHDIINNTFARKAIEKGADGLIAVAAGAGGHAGIKSPFALVQEVRQWFDGPLALSGSIATGGAILAAQAMGADFAYIGSAFIATHEARASEAYKQAIVDANSDDIVYSSLFTGVHGNYLKPSIVAAGLDPDNLPESDPTKMSFGGGEGSKAKAWKDIWGSGQGIGAITEVMGAAQLIARFKREYEEARQRLVTREVALA; this is encoded by the coding sequence ATGTCGAAGATCCCGCCCGTCCTGCAGAACCTCCAGATCCCCGTGATCGGCTCACCGCTGTTCATCATCAGCAACCCCAAGCTGGTGATCGAACAGTGCAAGGCGGGCATCGTCGGCGCCATGCCGGCGCTGAACGCCAGGCCGGCGTCGCAGCTGGACGAGTGGCTGCACGAGATCACCGAGACGCTGGCGGCCCATAACCGGGCGCACCCGGACAAGCCGGCCGCGCCGTTCGCGATCAACCAGATCGTGCACAAGAGCAACGACCGGCTCGAGCACGACATGGAGATGGTGGTGAAGTACCGGGTTCCGGTCATCATCACCTCGCTGGGCGCGCGCACCGACGTCAACGAAGCGATCCACAGCTATGGCGGCGTCGTGATGCACGACATCATCAACAATACCTTCGCCCGCAAGGCGATCGAGAAGGGCGCCGATGGCCTGATCGCGGTGGCGGCGGGCGCAGGCGGCCACGCCGGCATCAAGAGCCCGTTCGCGCTGGTCCAGGAGGTCCGCCAGTGGTTCGACGGCCCGCTGGCGCTGTCGGGCTCCATCGCCACCGGCGGCGCCATCCTGGCTGCCCAGGCCATGGGCGCGGACTTCGCCTACATCGGCTCGGCCTTTATCGCCACGCATGAGGCGCGCGCGTCCGAGGCTTACAAGCAGGCCATCGTCGACGCCAATTCCGATGACATCGTGTACTCCAGCCTGTTCACCGGCGTGCACGGCAACTACCTCAAGCCCTCGATCGTGGCGGCCGGACTCGACCCCGACAACCTGCCCGAGAGCGACCCCACCAAGATGAGTTTCGGTGGCGGCGAGGGCAGCAAGGCCAAGGCCTGGAAGGACATCTGGGGCAGTGGCCAGGGCATTGGCGCCATCACCGAAGTGATGGGCGCGGCCCAGCTCATCGCACGGTTCAAGCGCGAATACGAGGAAGCCCGGCAGCGGCTGGTGACGCGAGAAGTCGCTCTCGCCTGA
- a CDS encoding electron transfer flavoprotein subunit beta/FixA family protein — protein MKVLVPVKRVVDFNVKVRVKSDNTGVDIANVKMSMNPFDEIAVEEAVRLKEKGVATEVIAVSCGVAQCQETLRTAMAIGADRAILVETADELQPLSVAKLLKAVVDKEQPGLVILGKQAIDDDCNQTGQMLAALLDAPQATFASKVEVADGKAKVTREVDGGLETVSVTLPAVVTTDLRLNEPRYVTLPNIMKAKKKQLDTLKPADLGVDIKPHLKIVKVTEPPKRSAGIKVPDVATLVAKLKNEAKVI, from the coding sequence ATGAAGGTCCTGGTACCCGTGAAGCGGGTGGTCGACTTCAACGTGAAGGTCCGCGTCAAGTCGGACAACACGGGCGTCGACATCGCCAACGTCAAAATGAGCATGAACCCGTTCGACGAAATCGCCGTCGAGGAGGCCGTGCGGCTGAAGGAGAAGGGCGTGGCCACCGAGGTGATCGCCGTCTCCTGCGGGGTGGCGCAGTGCCAGGAGACCCTGCGCACGGCCATGGCCATCGGCGCCGACCGCGCCATCCTGGTGGAAACGGCCGACGAGCTGCAGCCGCTGTCGGTGGCCAAGCTGCTCAAGGCGGTGGTCGACAAGGAGCAGCCCGGGCTGGTGATCCTGGGCAAACAGGCGATCGACGACGACTGCAACCAGACCGGCCAGATGCTGGCGGCCCTCCTCGATGCGCCGCAGGCCACCTTCGCCTCCAAGGTCGAAGTGGCCGACGGCAAGGCCAAGGTTACGCGCGAAGTCGACGGCGGCCTGGAGACCGTGTCGGTCACGCTGCCGGCGGTGGTCACCACCGACCTGCGCCTGAACGAGCCGCGCTACGTGACGCTGCCCAACATCATGAAGGCCAAGAAGAAGCAGCTGGACACCCTCAAGCCGGCCGACCTGGGCGTGGACATCAAGCCGCACCTGAAGATCGTGAAGGTCACGGAGCCGCCCAAGCGCTCGGCCGGCATCAAGGTGCCGGACGTGGCGACGCTGGTGGCCAAGTTGAAGAACGAAGCGAAGGTGATCTGA
- a CDS encoding acyl-CoA dehydrogenase, with translation MTYKAPVKDMLFDIRHLAQIDEIAKIPGFEDAGFDTAQAVLEECAKFNEGVVAPLNVTGDRNPSSWKDGVVTTTPGFKEAYRQFAEGGWQGVQHPADFGGQGLPKTIGAACIEMINSANLSFSLCPLLTDGAIEALLTAASDELKATYLEKLVSGQWTGTMNLTEPQAGSDLALVRSRADPQPDGSYKVFGTKIFITYGEHDMAENIVHLVLARVAGAPEGVKGISLFVVPKFMVNKDGSLGARNDVHCVSIEHKLGIKASPTAVLQYGDHGGAVGYLVGQENRGLEYMFIMMNAARYAVGMQGIAIAERAYQQAVAYARERVQSRPVDGSINASAPIIHHPDVKRMLMTMRAHIEGCRAMASVAAAAYDAAHNHPDAQVRQQNQAFYEFLVPLVKGFSTEMSLDVASLGVQVHGGMGFIEETGAAQHMRDAKILTIYEGTTAIQANDLVGRKTARDGGQVAKAIAAQAEKTEGELAKRDSVAARAMLKRLAPARKAFLETVDFIAGKTKVSPNAAFAGSVPYLLLAGMYVAGWQMARSLLVAEDLLAKGEDKAFMEAKIATARFYADHILSKVPALRDSVVDGADSVTALALEAF, from the coding sequence ATGACCTACAAAGCCCCCGTCAAAGACATGCTGTTCGATATCCGCCATCTGGCGCAAATCGACGAGATCGCGAAGATCCCGGGTTTCGAGGATGCCGGCTTCGACACGGCGCAGGCAGTGCTCGAGGAATGCGCCAAGTTCAACGAGGGCGTGGTCGCGCCGCTGAATGTCACGGGTGACCGCAATCCCTCGTCTTGGAAGGACGGCGTCGTGACCACGACGCCCGGCTTCAAGGAAGCCTATCGCCAGTTCGCAGAGGGTGGCTGGCAGGGCGTGCAGCATCCGGCCGACTTCGGCGGCCAGGGCTTGCCCAAGACGATCGGTGCGGCGTGCATCGAGATGATCAATTCCGCGAACCTGAGCTTCTCGCTGTGCCCGCTGCTCACCGACGGCGCGATCGAGGCGCTGCTGACCGCGGCATCGGACGAACTGAAGGCGACCTACCTCGAGAAGCTCGTGTCGGGCCAGTGGACCGGCACCATGAACCTCACCGAGCCCCAGGCCGGCTCCGACCTGGCGCTGGTGCGCAGCCGCGCCGACCCGCAGCCCGACGGCTCGTACAAGGTCTTCGGCACCAAGATCTTCATCACCTACGGCGAGCACGACATGGCGGAGAACATCGTGCACCTGGTGCTGGCCCGCGTGGCCGGCGCCCCTGAAGGGGTGAAGGGGATCAGCCTGTTCGTCGTGCCCAAGTTCATGGTCAACAAGGATGGCTCGCTGGGCGCGCGCAACGACGTGCATTGCGTGAGCATCGAGCACAAGCTGGGCATCAAGGCCTCGCCGACCGCGGTGCTGCAGTACGGCGACCATGGCGGCGCGGTGGGCTATCTCGTGGGCCAGGAAAACCGCGGCTTGGAGTACATGTTCATCATGATGAACGCGGCCCGCTACGCCGTGGGCATGCAGGGCATCGCGATCGCCGAGCGCGCCTACCAGCAGGCGGTGGCCTATGCGCGCGAGCGTGTGCAGTCGCGCCCTGTCGACGGCTCGATCAATGCCAGCGCGCCCATCATTCATCACCCGGACGTCAAGCGCATGCTGATGACCATGCGCGCGCACATCGAGGGCTGCCGCGCCATGGCCAGCGTGGCCGCCGCAGCCTACGACGCGGCGCACAACCATCCCGATGCGCAGGTGCGCCAGCAGAACCAGGCCTTCTATGAGTTCCTGGTGCCGCTGGTCAAGGGCTTCAGCACCGAGATGAGCCTGGACGTCGCCTCGCTGGGCGTGCAGGTGCACGGCGGCATGGGCTTCATCGAGGAAACCGGCGCGGCGCAGCACATGCGCGACGCCAAGATCCTCACGATTTACGAAGGCACGACGGCCATCCAGGCGAACGACCTGGTGGGCCGCAAGACGGCACGCGACGGCGGACAGGTCGCCAAGGCGATCGCCGCCCAGGCCGAGAAGACCGAGGGCGAACTCGCCAAGCGCGACAGCGTTGCGGCACGTGCCATGCTCAAGCGCCTGGCGCCCGCGCGAAAGGCCTTCCTCGAGACGGTCGACTTCATCGCCGGGAAGACCAAGGTATCGCCCAACGCGGCCTTCGCCGGTTCGGTGCCCTACCTGTTGCTGGCGGGCATGTACGTCGCCGGCTGGCAGATGGCGCGCTCGCTGCTGGTGGCCGAGGACCTGCTGGCCAAGGGGGAAGACAAGGCTTTCATGGAGGCCAAGATCGCCACCGCGCGTTTCTACGCCGACCATATCCTGTCGAAGGTGCCGGCCCTGCGCGATTCGGTCGTCGACGGCGCGGACAGCGTCACGGCGCTGGCGCTGGAGGCGTTCTGA
- a CDS encoding mechanosensitive ion channel family protein: protein MIDIDKLVRDLGHPGVPLEFAVLLGCLVLAFAVTWLIGRKKGPDSVWFGRATIDGLLFPLLALGLTYAALAYFSKHQPAPVLRIAIPVLISLAGIRFLARVLTVVFPNSGLARLMERVFSWLAWIAAVLWIVGLLPAVMEEMDAINVVFGKTKISLLSFVQAVLSSGAVMVVALWVSAVLEKRVLRQTVHDLSLRKVASNAIRATLLLIGLLLALSAVGVDLTALSVLGGALGVGLGFGLQKLASNYVSGFVILFERSLRIGDTVKVDNFEGVVTDIKTRYTLIRAGNGREAIVPNEKLITERVENLSLADTRILISTDITVGYDSDPDQVQRILCDAALVPDRVLKDPGPVVHLTRLGPDGLDFTLYFWVIDPGAQGPMKSEVHLGVLRGLRAAGINISYPQRVVHVRSDRSDTDPANPAGTAS, encoded by the coding sequence ATGATCGATATAGACAAGCTGGTCCGTGACCTGGGCCATCCGGGCGTGCCGCTGGAATTCGCTGTACTGCTGGGCTGCCTGGTCCTGGCCTTCGCCGTCACCTGGCTGATCGGCCGCAAGAAAGGACCGGACTCGGTCTGGTTCGGGCGCGCCACGATCGATGGGCTGCTCTTTCCGCTGCTGGCGCTGGGCCTGACCTATGCGGCCCTGGCGTACTTCTCCAAGCACCAGCCGGCCCCGGTGCTGCGCATCGCCATTCCGGTGTTGATCTCGCTGGCGGGCATACGCTTCCTGGCCCGGGTGCTGACGGTGGTGTTCCCGAACTCGGGGCTGGCCCGGTTGATGGAGCGCGTGTTCTCCTGGCTGGCGTGGATCGCGGCGGTGCTCTGGATCGTGGGCCTGCTGCCCGCGGTCATGGAGGAGATGGACGCCATCAACGTTGTCTTCGGCAAGACGAAGATCAGCCTGCTGTCCTTCGTTCAGGCGGTGCTGTCTTCCGGCGCTGTGATGGTGGTGGCGCTGTGGGTTTCGGCGGTGCTCGAAAAACGTGTGCTGAGGCAGACGGTGCACGACCTGTCCCTGCGCAAGGTCGCTTCCAACGCAATCCGCGCGACGCTGCTGCTGATCGGCTTGCTGCTGGCGCTGTCGGCGGTGGGCGTGGATCTCACGGCGCTGTCGGTGCTGGGGGGCGCGCTGGGGGTGGGGCTGGGCTTCGGCCTGCAGAAACTCGCGTCCAACTACGTCAGCGGCTTCGTGATCCTGTTCGAGCGCAGCCTGCGCATCGGCGACACGGTGAAGGTGGACAACTTCGAGGGTGTCGTCACCGACATCAAAACCCGTTACACGCTGATTCGCGCCGGCAACGGACGCGAGGCCATCGTGCCGAATGAAAAGCTGATCACCGAGCGCGTGGAAAACCTGTCGCTCGCGGACACGCGCATATTGATCAGCACCGACATCACCGTCGGTTACGACAGTGACCCGGACCAAGTCCAGCGCATCCTGTGCGACGCCGCCCTGGTCCCGGACCGGGTGCTCAAGGACCCGGGCCCGGTCGTGCACCTGACTCGCCTGGGCCCGGATGGCCTCGACTTCACACTGTACTTCTGGGTCATCGATCCCGGCGCCCAGGGTCCCATGAAATCGGAAGTGCACCTGGGTGTGCTTCGCGGCCTGCGGGCCGCCGGAATCAACATTTCCTACCCGCAGCGGGTGGTGCACGTTCGCAGCGACCGCAGCGACACTGACCCAGCGAATCCGGCCGGCACGGCAAGCTAA
- a CDS encoding PA0069 family radical SAM protein — MRAALDEVHIPVEALKGRGSATRLAHRFERDARQAFDDGWGTLAEDLAQAPQQLPTEVIWEDARSIIGSNDSPDIFFERSLNPYRGCEHGCIYCYARPTHSYLNLSPGLDFETKIVAKRNIAAVLRAELSKKAYEPKLIAVGTATDCYQPLERELRLTRAVIELMHETHHPFSLVTKSSGVERDLDLIAPMAARGLASVCVTLTTLDAELARRLEPRAAAPHRRLRTLKTLSEHGVPTVVSLAPQIPFLTEDMEQVLEAAREAGARSAFYHVLRLPWEVNPLFKQWLELHYPQRAARVMARVRELHGGKDYDSDFATRLKGRGAWAQLIAQRFEKAAQRLGFNRERIRLDTSQFRPPGPEGQGQLF; from the coding sequence ATGCGCGCAGCCTTGGACGAAGTACACATCCCCGTCGAAGCGCTGAAGGGGCGCGGCTCCGCGACCCGGCTGGCGCACCGTTTCGAGCGTGACGCGAGGCAGGCCTTCGACGACGGCTGGGGCACGCTGGCCGAGGACCTGGCGCAGGCGCCGCAGCAGCTGCCCACCGAAGTGATCTGGGAAGACGCGCGCAGCATCATCGGCAGCAACGACTCCCCGGACATCTTCTTCGAGCGTTCGCTCAATCCCTACCGCGGCTGCGAGCACGGCTGCATCTACTGCTATGCGCGGCCCACGCACAGCTACCTGAACCTGTCGCCCGGCCTCGACTTCGAAACGAAGATCGTCGCCAAGCGCAACATCGCGGCGGTGCTGCGCGCCGAGCTGTCGAAGAAGGCCTACGAGCCGAAGCTGATCGCCGTCGGCACTGCCACCGACTGCTACCAGCCGCTGGAGCGCGAGCTGCGGCTGACCCGTGCCGTGATCGAGCTGATGCACGAGACCCACCATCCGTTCTCGCTGGTGACCAAGTCCAGCGGCGTGGAGCGCGACCTGGACCTGATCGCGCCAATGGCGGCACGCGGGCTCGCCTCGGTCTGCGTGACTCTCACCACGCTCGATGCCGAACTCGCGCGCCGGCTGGAGCCGCGCGCCGCCGCGCCGCACCGGCGCCTGCGCACCTTGAAGACGCTGTCGGAGCACGGCGTGCCCACGGTGGTCAGCCTGGCGCCGCAGATTCCTTTCCTGACGGAAGACATGGAACAGGTGCTGGAGGCGGCACGGGAGGCGGGGGCGCGCAGCGCCTTCTATCACGTGCTGCGCCTGCCCTGGGAGGTGAACCCGCTGTTCAAGCAATGGCTGGAATTGCACTACCCGCAGCGCGCCGCACGCGTGATGGCGCGCGTGCGCGAACTGCATGGCGGCAAGGACTACGACAGCGACTTCGCGACCCGCTTGAAGGGCCGTGGCGCCTGGGCCCAGCTGATCGCGCAGCGCTTCGAGAAAGCGGCGCAGCGCCTGGGCTTCAACCGGGAGCGCATCCGGCTGGATACCTCGCAATTCCGGCCGCCGGGGCCGGAAGGGCAGGGGCAGCTGTTCTGA